A window of the Candidatus Hydrogenedentota bacterium genome harbors these coding sequences:
- a CDS encoding NYN domain-containing protein — protein MVAPSLPNESRVAVLVDCDNTNPEILEFALRVVAQFGRVVLRRGYGNHSTLANKWQEALVRLAFTPCLQYQYASGKNTADIALALDALEAMFDHRADNFCLVTSDSDFAYLCRKLRERGATVCIVGEVKTPDALRNASDHFFEWQPAEQTLDAAEHNGNKAITAKPDPAKAQSTPVVKRRPKFVVEAVSLLASDTSEGKVGLSALGQYLKRTDPAFSPTTYGHSGLLDMLKTYDLLVLKKAEGGHYTVGLNTKNETDSSFTPGPR, from the coding sequence ATGGTTGCCCCCTCCCTTCCCAACGAATCTCGCGTCGCGGTCCTTGTCGATTGTGACAATACAAACCCTGAAATTCTTGAATTTGCGCTTCGCGTGGTTGCACAATTTGGGAGAGTCGTGTTGCGCCGGGGTTATGGAAATCACAGTACTTTAGCGAATAAATGGCAGGAGGCATTGGTTCGATTGGCCTTTACTCCTTGCCTGCAATACCAGTACGCCTCAGGCAAGAACACCGCCGACATTGCTTTGGCTCTAGATGCGCTGGAAGCGATGTTTGATCACCGGGCCGATAACTTTTGTCTTGTAACGAGTGACTCCGATTTCGCCTATTTGTGCAGGAAACTGCGAGAACGCGGGGCAACCGTTTGTATTGTTGGTGAAGTCAAGACACCTGACGCTCTACGAAATGCGTCCGATCACTTCTTCGAGTGGCAGCCTGCGGAGCAGACTTTAGACGCAGCTGAACACAACGGGAACAAAGCAATCACTGCGAAGCCTGATCCGGCTAAAGCACAGTCTACACCAGTAGTAAAACGACGCCCGAAATTTGTCGTTGAAGCCGTGTCCTTGCTTGCAAGCGATACTTCCGAAGGTAAAGTTGGGCTAAGTGCTTTGGGTCAGTATTTGAAGCGCACTGACCCTGCGTTTTCTCCCACAACATACGGACATTCGGGATTATTGGATATGCTCAAGACCTATGACCTCCTTGTTCTCAAAAAAGCTGAAGGTGGTCATTACACAGTAGGATTGAATACAAAAAATGAGACGGATAGTTCTTTCACACCGGGGCCAAGATAG